The nucleotide window ATTTTCTTCACCAGGAATACCAAAGATATACTCAACACCTTCATTTTCCAATGCCTTTACAAATAGTTCTGATGCATTCATTTTATTTCTCCATTATTTTTTATAAAATATAATTGATAATCATATTCAATATCTATTTAATTTCTCTTAATTTATTAGTTTTATTTCGAATATGAATAATTTTGTTACTGTTATTTTACAACTGCGAATTATAGTTGATTAACACTTAACATTATAACCATTTTAAAACTGTAAGTTTAGATAAAATTAATAATATTTTGAATACTATATTTCATATTTAACGAAAGGTTACACTATGAAGAAAATTTTATTAATTTTGGCACTTATTATCATCATTCCTTTTACATATTTAATTGTTACAAATTACAACAATATTCCAAAACTTGACGAAAATGTAAAAGAAAAATGGTCGCAAGTACAAAATCAATACAAAAGAAGAGCAGACTTAATTCCAAATTTAGTTGAAACTGTAAAAGGTTATGCGGAACATGAAAAAAGTACATTTGTTGAAGTTACAGAAGCAAGAAGCAAAGTTTCTCAAATGAATATAAATGCTGAAACATTAAATAATCCTGCCCTTTTACAACAATTTGATAGTGCACAAGCTGGATTAAGTAGTGCTTTATCAAAACTAATGGTTGTTGTTGAAAAATATCCTGAATTAAAAGCAAATGAAAATTTTATGGCTTTACAATCACAACTTGAAGGAACTGAAAATAGAATCACTGTTGCTAGACGTGATTTTATTGAAGCTGTTAAACTTTATAACTTAGAATTAAGAACAATGCCTGGGAAACTTGTAGCTGCAATTGTTCATCCAGAAGCTCAAATCAAAGAAACTTTTAGTGCAAATCCAACAGAGCAAGATGCTCCAAAAGTAAAATTTTAATGCTTCTAAACGACAAAGAAAAAGAGCTTATTTCAAAAGAGATAGAAAATCTTGAGAAATTAAGTTCTGCTGAATTAGTTGCAGTAATTACACAAAAAAGTTCTGATTATAAATATGCCTCTTTAATGATTAGTGTATTTTTTGTTTTTTTAATTTCTTTTCTTCTTTTTTTTATAAAAGACATATCTACTTTAGAACTATTACAATATCAACTTTTAATATTTGTAGGAATAAATCTTTTCTTTGAAAAATTTGATAATTTGATTTTAAAAATAGTTCCTCTAAGTTATAAACATCAAAAAGCCTCTTCAAATGCTAAAGAACAATTTAACAATTTAGGATTAAATAGAACAAAAACTAGACAGGCAATTATGTTTTTTGTTAGTTTCGATGAAAGGTATGTTGAAATTATAACAGATAGTGAAATATCTAAAAAAATCCCAGATGAATTTTGGCAACAATTAGTTTATGAATTTACATTAGATGTAAAAAAAGAAGATTTTTTAAATGGTTATTTAAAAGCTATAAAAACTTCAAAAGCTATTTTGATAAAACATTTTCCAATCCAAGAGAATGATGAAAATGAACTATCAAATGAAGTAATCGAGTTAAAATGAAAAAAATTATAATTTTCTTACTTTTTGCTTTTTCTTTATTAAATGCAGATATTACGCAATATTTTCCAAAATTAGACGGAAGAGTTATTGATCAAGCGAATCTACTTTCACCAGCTGTGAAAAAAGATATAGATTTAATATTACAAACAGAAGAAGAAAAGACATCAAATCAAATAGTTGTTGTTATTCTAAATTCTTTAAATGGTTACACAATAGAAGAATACTCTTATCAACTTGGTCGTTTTTGGGGAATAGGACAAAAAGATAAAAATAATGGTGTTTTACTTGTTGTTTCGATGGAAGAGAGAAAAATACGAATAGAAGTTGGTTATGGACTTGAAGGAGTATTAACAGATAAAATTGCCCATGAAATCATAAACTACACAATAAAACCCAACTTTAAAGCAAATCAATATGAACTTGGAATATTAAAAGCCGTAAATGAAATAATTGCTTCTATAAAAGGTGAATATGTTGCAAAAGCTAAAAACAATGATTTTAATGGAGCTATTAATGCCCTTGTACCTTTAGGATTTTTTGCTTTGATATTTTTATCAATGATAGCAAATACTATTTCAAGAAAAGTAAAAAGTCAATTTTTATATAAAGTTACAAAATCCTCAATATCTTCGTCATTTTTTGCTTTTTTCACGTTTATTATGTCTCAAATATTTACCACATATAACTTGTTTGCTGCATTAATTATGTTTATAGTAATATTTGTTTTCAATTTTATCACTTCAAAAAATGTAGATTTTGACAAACTATCAAAAATTAGTTATTCAAATAGCTCAAGAAATTCAGGTGGATTTGGTGGTTTTGGCTCATCTTCATCTTCAAGTGGTGGATTTGGTGGATTCTCTGGTGGCGGAGGAAGTTTTGGAGGAGGAGGCGCAAGTGGCGGCTGGTAAAAAAACAATTATATTTGATTTAGATGGAACACTTTTAGATTCAATTGAAGATATTGCTATATCTATGAATAAAGTTTTAAAAGAATTAAATCTTCCTATTCATAAAATAGAAGATTATAAATATTTCGTAGGAAGTGGTGTTGATGTTTTAGTGGAGAATGCTTTAAAAGAGTCTTCACAAGATATGAAAAAAGAAGTATCTACAAGATTTAAAAAAGAGTATGACCAAAAACTTCATGAAAATACAAAACCTTATGAAGGCATTTATGAGTTATTAGATGAACTTAAAAAACTTGATTATAATCTTGCTGTTTTATCAAATAAACCTCATGATTTTACAGTGCAATATGTAGATTATCTATTTAAAGATTATGGCTTCAAAGAGGTTCATGGACAAAAAGTTGAAGTTCCAAGAAAACCTGATCCAATTGGTGCAATTAATATTGCTAAAGCATTAAATATTCCTTGTGAAGAGATATTTTTTGTGGGAGATACCTTGGTTGATATGAAAACTGCAAAAAGTGCAGGAATGAAAGCAATTGGTGTTTTATGGGGATTTAGAGATGAAAAAGAGCTAAATGAAAATGGGGCAGATTTCATAGTAAAACATCCTTTGGATATTTTAGAGATTGTAAAGAAGTAAAAACTTCTTTACTCTTTTTGATAACCTAATTTAGTTAAAATATCCATTACACTCATATCATATTGTTCTGCAATATTTTTAAACTTATCATCTTTTTTTGCTTCAATTCCTAACTCTTTTAATTTTAAAATAAACTCATCAACTGAAATATTTAAAGTTGAAGCAACTTCTTCAATAGATTTTTTGCCTAATCCTGTCAATGGAATAGTTTGATTACTATTTTTTAAATTTTTCTTTAATAATTCATAAATAAAACTAGGACTTGTATCATTTTGTTTTGCAATTTGTGATAAACTATTTTCTTCTTCAAATATTATGTTATTTTTTTGTAATATAATTTTTGATTCTTCCAAATCAAAACCTATTTTTTTTGTGAAACTTTTCAAAGAAGATAATTCTGCATGGGCATATGGTGCCGTTCCTGCTTGTTTTTCCCAAGAATTTTTTACTTTATCTCCAAAATCTAAAAAAGTTGAAAAAGGAAAAAATCCAAAAGCTGTTCCACATATAAAAAGAACAAAAACAATCAAAGAAACTATCATCTCTTTTGTAAAAAAGACAAATTCTCTTAAACTATTTTTCATATAACTAAGCATTGGTTTTATATTATAAAAAATATGTAAAATCGTTGCAACTATAAATAACACCATAAAAGTAGTATGAAAATTGGCTATTAAATCTTTTGTTAATCCTAAAATTTCCCAATTTGACCAATTTGCAACTCTTCCAGGAGGTGTAATAAAAAGTAAAATTCCTGTAAATGTCATCACTAACATTGATAAAAGCATTGTTAATGAAGTGATTTTTTTCAAACTCATAAAAACTCCTTATCCAATAATTATAACATTTATTTATAAATTAAATAACTAATTTATTTCAGCTATAATCTTCAAAAAAAGGATTTAAATGAGTGATAAATATATTCCTATAAATTGCCATCTTTATGACCAACTTGAAGAATTTGCAGTAAAAAAATCAAAAGTACAAATAACTTATCTTGATAATTATGAAGAAAAAGTTATTGAAGATATGATTATTGATTTTAGAACAAAAAATAAAGAAGAGTATTTGATTCTTTCAAATAAACAAGAAATTAGATTAGATAAAGTTTTAAAAATTCATACTATTTAAATTTAAGTATTACAAAAGGTTGTATATGCAACTATTGCGTATACAATTAAAGGATTAAAATGTCTTATGAATTAGAAAAATCTATTGGCTTCAAAATAAACCAAACTGCAAATAAAATCAATAATAAATATATTCAATTACTTCAAACTTTTAATATAGCTCCAGAACAAAGAGCAACATTAGAAATTATAAAATACCAAGAAAATGTCAATCAAACAAAAATTGCAAATATTTTAGGTAAAGATAAAACAACTATAAGTAGAACTTTATCAACTTTAGAAAAAAAAGGTTTTATTCAAAAAAAACAATTAGATAAAAGAACAAATCTTATTAAACTCACAGATCTTGGTGATGAAATTTTAAATAAAAGTTCTAATCTTGTGAAAGAGTTTCGTGATTCTTTATTTAATAATTTAGAAAAAAATGAAATAACTTTATTACTAAACTTACTTGAAAAAGTAGCATTAAATGTACAAGAACAATAATGAAAAAACCTATTAATCACATTTATTTAATAGTTTTACTATCTGTTTTATCATCTGCTGCACCAATGGGAACAGATACATATCTTCCTTCAATTCCAGAAATTGCAAAATCATTTGGTGTTAGCATTGATAAAATTGAGTTATCTTTATCAATATTTTTGATTGGATTTTCTGTTGGGCAAATTTTCGGAGGACCAATTTCTGATAGATATGGAAGAAGAGTGAGTTCAATATTTGGACTTTTAGGTTTTGCTCTATTTAGTTTCATCATTATTTTTATAACAAATATCTATGAATTATGGATTTTTAGATTTTTAGAAGCATTTTTTGGTGGAATTGTTGTAGTAAATGCAGCAGCAGCTGTAAGAGATAGATTTCATGGAGCAGAAGCGGCTAAAGTATTTTCCTTGATTGGAATAGTAAGAAGTTTAGCTCCTCTCTTAGCACCAGCAATTGGTGCAGCAATTATTCATTTTTTTAATTGGGAAGCTGTTTTTATATTTTTAACACTTTATGCTTTGATTGTTACATTTTTTGTTTATAAGGATTTACCAGAAAGTTATACATATATAAAACAAAATATTTTTGAATCATATAAAATCGTTTTATCCCATAAAACAGCGATGAAAGCTATGTTAACACTTGGATTTAGTTTTGGTGGATTTTTTATAATTATTGCAAAGACTTCATTTATATATATTGAACATTTTGGAATTTCAACTGATTATTTCCCTTTTTTCTTTGGAATTAATTTCATATTTTTAATTATTATGATTAAAGTAAATATAAATCTACTGAAAAAATATGAAGATTTGCTTTTAGTAAAAACTGCCATTTTAGTTCAAATTATAGTTGGTTTAATTTTTATACTCCTTCAAAAAGATATACATCTGGTTACTATTATGATTTTAATTGCTTCTTATATGTGTATGATGCCATTTATCTTTGGAAATTGTATGGCATTGGCATTGGAGTTTTTCCCAAAAAATGCTGGAGTTGCATCTGGTGTAATTGGCGTTTTACAATTTGGTTTAGGTGCAATTATCTCTTCAGTTGCACTAAGTTTTCATAATAATACTTTTTTACCAATTGCACTAAGTATTACAATTATTTCAATAATCTCATTTTTGATTATTAGAACTTACAAATAAAAAGGATTTTGATGTTAATAAAAAGAAAATATGAAAGAATTGTTTTTGCTTTTGTTATGAGCTTTATTATGAGTTTCATAATGAGCTTTGTGATTACTTTTATAAATCTTGGTTTCATAGATGGATTTATATTAATTTGGCTTGAAGCATGGATAAAAGCATTTTTTGTAGCCTTCCCAGTAATCACTATCATCTCACCCTTAGTAAAATATTTAGTTCATAAGCTATTAAAAGATTAGGATTTATCCTAATCTTTATTCTATCCTACTTAATAATTTAATACAAATTAATATTTTTCTTGAATAAAAAGTGTCATTTTTTATATATTATTTTAGATTATAATTTATCCATTTAATCCCCTTAATTTACTAAAGGTTGATCTTTTTGTATAGATATTTTTTATATTTGATTTTCCTACCAATACTTTTAATTGCAAATGAGCATTTAGAAAAAATTTCTCTACAACTATCTTGGTTTAATCAATTTCAATTTGCTGGTTACTACATTGCCAAAGAAAAAGGTTTTTATAAAGATTATGGATTGGATGTTGATATTAAATATTTTAATTTTAATATAGATGTTGTAAAAGATGTAAATGAAAACAAAAGTGATTTTGGAATTGCAAGAGAGACATTAATTCCTGAAAGAATCAATAATTATAATAATCTAGTTGCATTATATGCCCTATTTCAAATTTCACCTTTAGTGCTTATTTCAAAGAAAGATTCAAATATAAATGAAATAAAAGAATTTTATAATAAAAGAATTATGCTTACTGATAATGATTATATTCAAGCTTCAATAAAGGCCTTGCTTATTGCAAATAAAGTTGATTTAGATTCAATAAAATTCTTAAAGCATACTCATAATGTAAATGATTTAGTAAATAACAACACAGATATTATAAGTGCATATATTTCAAAAACACCATATTTTTTGGAAAAAAACCATATTCCTTTTAATATTTTTTCACCAAAAGATTTAGGTTTTGACTTTTATAGTGATTTTTTATTTACTAATAAAACTCTTATAAAAAAAGATGAAGACAAAGTAATTGCTTTTAAAAAAGCTTCTTTATTAGGTTGGCAATATGCCTTTAACAATATAGAAGAGAGTGTTGATATAATTTTAAAAAAATACAACTCTCAAAATCTTACAAAAGATGAATTAATTTATGAAGCTAATGCTCTAAAAAAATTATCTTACTATAAAAACAATCCTCTTGGAGATATAGATGAAAATAAATTAAAAAGAATTTATGATATCTATTATTTAATGGGTTATATCAAAAATTCTACCTATCCTTCTGATTTGGTATTTGATGAATATAAACCAATTTTTAGTGAATATGAGAAAGAATTTTTAAAAGATAAAGATACTTTTAAAATGTGTGTTAGAAAGAATTTTTTACCATATGAAGCGATTATAGATGGGAATATTATTGGAATAAATTCTGAATATTTAAGAATATTTGAGAAGAAGATTGGTAAAAGTATAACATTAGTTCCTGTGAATACTTTAAAAGAATCTATATCTAAACTAAAAAATTATGAATGTGATTTTTTCTCTTTCTTTGATGAAAGTAATATAGAAGATAAAGATATATTATTTACAAAATCTTATATGGAATTGCCTTTTGTTTTAGTAACCACAGGAAAAGACTCATTTATTACAAACTTTGAACAACTAAAAAACAAAAAAATATTTGTTGAAAATAATATTAATTTATTCCAAACTTTAAAAAGAAACTATCCTTATATTCACTTATATACTACATATAATCCATCTTATGCTTTCAAGAAAATTTCAGAAAATAACTCAGATGGCTACCTTGGGAATATTGCAAATGTCGTTTATAACTTGCAAAAGGAGTATAATACTGATGTGAATATTACAGGAAATTTTGATTATAAAACGAATATTCTTTTAGCAATAAATAGCAAAAATTTTTTATTGCAAAATATTTTAAATAAGGTAATTAGTAATATCTCAAAAGAAGAAAAAGAGTTAATTTTAAATAATTACACCTTATTAAAGTATAAGGAAGTTAAGAATTATAAAACTTTATTTATTGTTTTAATAAGCTCTTTTTTGGTTATAAGTTTACTTACTATTGTTTATGTAAGAGAAAGTATATTAAAAAATAAAATACAAAAATTAAATGAAAACTTAGAAAAAAGAGTTTTAGAAGAAAGTTTGAAAAATAGAAAAAAAGATGAAATGCTATTTAAACAAACAAAATTAGCTGCAATGGGAGAGATGATAAATAATATAGCTCATCAATGGAGACAACCATTAAATAGAATTAACTTATCTGTTCAAATAATTGAAAATATTTTGAAAGAAAATAAAAATTTATTGGAACAACAAGATTTAAATATCATTGATAAAAAAATTTTACACGTAAATAAAAATATAATTTATATGTCAAATACAATTGAAGATTTTATGAACTTTTTTCACCCTAATAAAGAAAAAAATCTTTTTAACTTATCAAAATTAATCATGAAAGCAATCATTTTAATTCAAAGTAAGGATTCAGATATATATTTTGAAATCAATGTTGATAAAAAAATTAATATTTTCAACTTTGAAAATGAATTATTACAAGTTATTTTAGTCATTTTAGAAAATGCTATTGATAATTTTGAATTAAACTCTTCAAAAAATAAATATCTTGGTATTTTTGCAAAAAAAGAGAAAAAGAAAATTACTTTAACAATAAGAGATAATTCAGGAGGCATTCCCTCATCTATTATTGATAAAATATTTGAACCTTATTTCACAACAAAATTTAAAAAAGAAGGCTCAGGGATTGGTTTATACATGGCTAAAATTCTAATAGAACAAAGCATTGGAGGGAAACTTGATGTTAACTCTGATAATTCTTTTACAAACTTTATAATAACCCTACAAAAGGAAAATAAATGAATAGATTGAATTTATTATATGTTGAAGATGATGAAGAAACAGTAGAAAGTATAGATTTCTTTTTAAAAAGACACTTTAATGAAATATATATTGCACAAGATGGTGAACAAGCTTTGTCTTTTTTTGAAGAAAAAGATCCAGATATTATTATTTTAGATATAAATATTCCTAACTCAACTTTCGCACATAAAACCTAACTGTTTTTTGGTGTAAACCC belongs to Arcobacter defluvii and includes:
- a CDS encoding TPM domain-containing protein produces the protein MKKIIIFLLFAFSLLNADITQYFPKLDGRVIDQANLLSPAVKKDIDLILQTEEEKTSNQIVVVILNSLNGYTIEEYSYQLGRFWGIGQKDKNNGVLLVVSMEERKIRIEVGYGLEGVLTDKIAHEIINYTIKPNFKANQYELGILKAVNEIIASIKGEYVAKAKNNDFNGAINALVPLGFFALIFLSMIANTISRKVKSQFLYKVTKSSISSSFFAFFTFIMSQIFTTYNLFAALIMFIVIFVFNFITSKNVDFDKLSKISYSNSSRNSGGFGGFGSSSSSSGGFGGFSGGGGSFGGGGASGGW
- a CDS encoding ABC transporter substrate-binding protein, whose translation is MYRYFLYLIFLPILLIANEHLEKISLQLSWFNQFQFAGYYIAKEKGFYKDYGLDVDIKYFNFNIDVVKDVNENKSDFGIARETLIPERINNYNNLVALYALFQISPLVLISKKDSNINEIKEFYNKRIMLTDNDYIQASIKALLIANKVDLDSIKFLKHTHNVNDLVNNNTDIISAYISKTPYFLEKNHIPFNIFSPKDLGFDFYSDFLFTNKTLIKKDEDKVIAFKKASLLGWQYAFNNIEESVDIILKKYNSQNLTKDELIYEANALKKLSYYKNNPLGDIDENKLKRIYDIYYLMGYIKNSTYPSDLVFDEYKPIFSEYEKEFLKDKDTFKMCVRKNFLPYEAIIDGNIIGINSEYLRIFEKKIGKSITLVPVNTLKESISKLKNYECDFFSFFDESNIEDKDILFTKSYMELPFVLVTTGKDSFITNFEQLKNKKIFVENNINLFQTLKRNYPYIHLYTTYNPSYAFKKISENNSDGYLGNIANVVYNLQKEYNTDVNITGNFDYKTNILLAINSKNFLLQNILNKVISNISKEEKELILNNYTLLKYKEVKNYKTLFIVLISSFLVISLLTIVYVRESILKNKIQKLNENLEKRVLEESLKNRKKDEMLFKQTKLAAMGEMINNIAHQWRQPLNRINLSVQIIENILKENKNLLEQQDLNIIDKKILHVNKNIIYMSNTIEDFMNFFHPNKEKNLFNLSKLIMKAIILIQSKDSDIYFEINVDKKINIFNFENELLQVILVILENAIDNFELNSSKNKYLGIFAKKEKKKITLTIRDNSGGIPSSIIDKIFEPYFTTKFKKEGSGIGLYMAKILIEQSIGGKLDVNSDNSFTNFIITLQKENK
- a CDS encoding MarR family winged helix-turn-helix transcriptional regulator; this encodes MSYELEKSIGFKINQTANKINNKYIQLLQTFNIAPEQRATLEIIKYQENVNQTKIANILGKDKTTISRTLSTLEKKGFIQKKQLDKRTNLIKLTDLGDEILNKSSNLVKEFRDSLFNNLEKNEITLLLNLLEKVALNVQEQ
- a CDS encoding DUF4405 domain-containing protein codes for the protein MSLKKITSLTMLLSMLVMTFTGILLFITPPGRVANWSNWEILGLTKDLIANFHTTFMVLFIVATILHIFYNIKPMLSYMKNSLREFVFFTKEMIVSLIVFVLFICGTAFGFFPFSTFLDFGDKVKNSWEKQAGTAPYAHAELSSLKSFTKKIGFDLEESKIILQKNNIIFEEENSLSQIAKQNDTSPSFIYELLKKNLKNSNQTIPLTGLGKKSIEEVASTLNISVDEFILKLKELGIEAKKDDKFKNIAEQYDMSVMDILTKLGYQKE
- a CDS encoding TPM domain-containing protein; amino-acid sequence: MLLNDKEKELISKEIENLEKLSSAELVAVITQKSSDYKYASLMISVFFVFLISFLLFFIKDISTLELLQYQLLIFVGINLFFEKFDNLILKIVPLSYKHQKASSNAKEQFNNLGLNRTKTRQAIMFFVSFDERYVEIITDSEISKKIPDEFWQQLVYEFTLDVKKEDFLNGYLKAIKTSKAILIKHFPIQENDENELSNEVIELK
- a CDS encoding Rho-binding antiterminator; translated protein: MSDKYIPINCHLYDQLEEFAVKKSKVQITYLDNYEEKVIEDMIIDFRTKNKEEYLILSNKQEIRLDKVLKIHTI
- a CDS encoding multidrug effflux MFS transporter, producing MKKPINHIYLIVLLSVLSSAAPMGTDTYLPSIPEIAKSFGVSIDKIELSLSIFLIGFSVGQIFGGPISDRYGRRVSSIFGLLGFALFSFIIIFITNIYELWIFRFLEAFFGGIVVVNAAAAVRDRFHGAEAAKVFSLIGIVRSLAPLLAPAIGAAIIHFFNWEAVFIFLTLYALIVTFFVYKDLPESYTYIKQNIFESYKIVLSHKTAMKAMLTLGFSFGGFFIIIAKTSFIYIEHFGISTDYFPFFFGINFIFLIIMIKVNINLLKKYEDLLLVKTAILVQIIVGLIFILLQKDIHLVTIMILIASYMCMMPFIFGNCMALALEFFPKNAGVASGVIGVLQFGLGAIISSVALSFHNNTFLPIALSITIISIISFLIIRTYK
- a CDS encoding HAD family hydrolase, whose product is MAAGKKTIIFDLDGTLLDSIEDIAISMNKVLKELNLPIHKIEDYKYFVGSGVDVLVENALKESSQDMKKEVSTRFKKEYDQKLHENTKPYEGIYELLDELKKLDYNLAVLSNKPHDFTVQYVDYLFKDYGFKEVHGQKVEVPRKPDPIGAINIAKALNIPCEEIFFVGDTLVDMKTAKSAGMKAIGVLWGFRDEKELNENGADFIVKHPLDILEIVKK
- a CDS encoding LemA family protein, producing MKKILLILALIIIIPFTYLIVTNYNNIPKLDENVKEKWSQVQNQYKRRADLIPNLVETVKGYAEHEKSTFVEVTEARSKVSQMNINAETLNNPALLQQFDSAQAGLSSALSKLMVVVEKYPELKANENFMALQSQLEGTENRITVARRDFIEAVKLYNLELRTMPGKLVAAIVHPEAQIKETFSANPTEQDAPKVKF
- a CDS encoding response regulator, whose product is MNRLNLLYVEDDEETVESIDFFLKRHFNEIYIAQDGEQALSFFEEKDPDIIILDINIPNSTFAHKT
- a CDS encoding DUF2798 domain-containing protein, translating into MLIKRKYERIVFAFVMSFIMSFIMSFVITFINLGFIDGFILIWLEAWIKAFFVAFPVITIISPLVKYLVHKLLKD